One Paraburkholderia agricolaris genomic region harbors:
- the bamC gene encoding outer membrane protein assembly factor BamC, with protein MTDLRLTKRFAVMLMAGGLVAGCGTSSPTKIDYKSDSKSKQVSLAVPPNMIDETSDQRSLPPQGGETSLSTLKQVQAQAPAANTLAVVPPVNGMHIQRDGTESWLVIDNKAPDQAWAQIRRFWQEQGFLLVVDQRDKGVMETDWNETHAQINDGLIRNTLSKAMGNSYVSSERNKYRTRLEAAPNGGTYVFISQKGMREAITGTNNDSTKWEAKPNDPGLEQEYLKRLMAALALADSRAKPADTQSADLSPAGAQAAPNAATAGAKSAAAANAAQNVALSAQQPMPDDSGNNTSAQFSSTELTLGEPYDRAWLRVGLALDRSNFTVDDRDASRGLYFVRYVDPKDLTSAEQGFWSQVFHGKKEKVARQYLVNVRAVTPDQTRVAVVDSKGAIDESPQAKQIMSLMVDQLH; from the coding sequence ATGACTGATCTTCGTCTTACCAAGCGGTTTGCAGTAATGCTGATGGCAGGCGGTCTGGTCGCCGGCTGCGGCACCTCGTCGCCGACCAAAATCGACTACAAAAGCGACTCCAAGTCGAAGCAAGTGTCACTTGCCGTACCGCCGAACATGATCGATGAGACGTCCGATCAGCGTTCGTTGCCCCCGCAAGGCGGCGAAACCTCGCTGTCCACGCTCAAGCAGGTCCAGGCGCAAGCCCCCGCTGCCAACACGCTGGCGGTAGTGCCGCCGGTGAACGGCATGCACATCCAGCGCGACGGCACCGAAAGCTGGCTCGTGATCGACAACAAGGCGCCCGACCAGGCCTGGGCGCAAATCCGCCGTTTCTGGCAGGAACAGGGCTTCCTGCTGGTGGTCGACCAGCGCGACAAAGGCGTGATGGAAACGGACTGGAACGAAACCCACGCGCAGATCAACGACGGCCTGATTCGCAACACGCTGTCCAAGGCAATGGGCAACAGCTATGTGAGTTCCGAGCGCAACAAGTACCGTACGCGTCTCGAAGCAGCGCCGAACGGCGGCACCTATGTGTTCATCAGCCAGAAGGGCATGCGCGAGGCGATCACCGGCACCAACAACGATTCGACCAAGTGGGAAGCCAAGCCGAACGATCCGGGGCTCGAACAGGAATATCTGAAACGCCTGATGGCAGCGCTGGCGCTGGCCGATTCGCGCGCGAAGCCGGCCGATACGCAAAGCGCCGATCTCTCGCCGGCGGGGGCGCAAGCTGCGCCGAACGCGGCTACGGCGGGTGCGAAGTCGGCGGCTGCGGCCAATGCGGCGCAGAACGTCGCGTTGTCGGCACAACAGCCAATGCCGGACGACTCGGGCAACAACACGTCGGCACAGTTCTCGTCCACCGAGCTGACGCTCGGCGAGCCGTATGACCGTGCGTGGCTGCGTGTGGGCCTTGCGCTCGACCGCAGCAACTTCACGGTTGACGATCGCGATGCAAGCCGCGGTTTGTACTTCGTGCGCTACGTCGATCCGAAGGATCTGACTTCGGCGGAACAGGGCTTCTGGAGCCAGGTGTTCCACGGCAAGAAGGAAAAGGTCGCCAGGCAGTATCTCGTGAACGTCCGCGCGGTAACGCCTGACCAGACCCGCGTGGCCGTGGTCGACAGCAAGGGTGCGATCGACGAGAGCCCGCAGGCCAAGCAGATCATGAGCCTGATGGTCGACCAGCTGCACTGA
- a CDS encoding DMT family transporter translates to MNARNLLQLLILAALWGASFLFIRVGVADFGVAPLMALRVGIGAVFLAIVLVVRRPLHQSATILRTHGFPLLVVGIVNSAAPFCLFAYAELTLSAGVTSVINATTPLWGALVGFLWLRDRLSALRTAGLVIGFLGVLMLVWDQIAAPNGSAATPLSTALAAAAALGATLLYGIAANFTKRRLTGVDALTVATGTMTGATIVLLPLAVIYWPAAPISLHVWGAVIALGVACTGVAYMLFFHLISVVGPARTITVTFVIPVFGILWGALFLGETVSLGMLEGCGVILVGTALATGVIKRLPWTGARRADT, encoded by the coding sequence ATGAATGCCAGAAACCTGCTCCAGTTGCTGATCCTCGCCGCCCTATGGGGCGCCTCGTTCCTCTTTATCCGCGTCGGCGTGGCCGACTTCGGCGTCGCGCCGCTGATGGCATTGCGGGTCGGCATCGGCGCGGTCTTCCTCGCCATCGTGCTGGTCGTGCGGCGGCCGCTGCACCAGTCCGCAACCATCCTGCGCACCCACGGCTTCCCGCTGCTGGTGGTTGGCATTGTGAATTCGGCGGCGCCGTTCTGCCTGTTCGCGTATGCCGAGCTGACGCTATCGGCGGGCGTGACGTCCGTGATCAACGCGACGACACCGCTGTGGGGCGCACTCGTCGGCTTTCTATGGCTGCGCGACCGCCTGAGCGCGCTGCGCACCGCCGGTCTCGTGATCGGCTTTCTCGGCGTCCTGATGCTGGTGTGGGATCAGATCGCCGCACCCAACGGCTCGGCCGCCACCCCGCTGAGCACCGCGCTCGCGGCCGCCGCGGCACTCGGCGCCACCCTGCTGTACGGCATCGCCGCCAATTTCACGAAGCGCCGCCTGACCGGCGTCGACGCCTTGACTGTCGCGACCGGCACGATGACCGGCGCCACCATCGTGCTGTTGCCGCTCGCCGTAATCTACTGGCCGGCCGCACCGATCTCGCTGCACGTATGGGGCGCGGTCATCGCGCTGGGCGTGGCGTGTACCGGCGTCGCCTACATGCTGTTCTTCCATCTGATCTCGGTGGTGGGGCCGGCACGCACGATCACCGTGACCTTCGTGATTCCGGTATTCGGCATTCTGTGGGGTGCGCTGTTTCTTGGCGAAACCGTATCGCTGGGCATGCTGGAAGGCTGCGGCGTAATCCTCGTCGGCACCGCACTCGCCACGGGTGTAATCAAGCGTCTGCCCTGGACCGGAGCGCGCCGCGCCGACACCTGA
- a CDS encoding L-lactate permease — translation MFHQLLTPVGNSLLLSFLVAALPIIVVLLLLGWARRPAWQASLAGLIVGLIVAIFVWQFPVGLAAASVANGAVFACWPVMWIVFSAILLYNISQRSGRFAAFRMWMIDNLPNDRRVVLVVIGFSFGALFEGISGFGTPVAITSSLLILLGFPTLEALTFTLIFNTAPVAFGALGVPITVLGAVTHLPADSLAKMVGRQLPFFALLLPFYVIGVYAGFRNMLRVWPVLLVSGASFALTQFVTANYVNYSLTDVLSSLVSLILTIAFLRVWKPAVDPKFAINIDRVGEVRGKISGGQGWYPWIIVSAVVIVWTIAKIFLIGDVKVPWPGLDKAVYITLYNTPYGAIWDFQPLATGTAILVAAIITSLVTGLGISEFGKAIVDTWVQTRIAILTVATIVALAYLMNYSGLTYTLGLGAASVGPFFPLVSAFLGWVAVFLSGSDTSGNALFGNLQVVAAHQLNLNPILMAATNSSGGVMGKMISPQNISTGVATTELKGKEGVVFAKTFKHSILLTVILGVLVWVQQNFLQGMIPH, via the coding sequence ATGTTTCACCAACTACTCACTCCAGTCGGCAATTCGCTATTGCTGTCGTTCCTCGTCGCGGCCTTGCCGATCATCGTCGTGTTGCTGTTGCTCGGCTGGGCCCGCCGGCCGGCCTGGCAGGCGTCGCTCGCGGGTCTGATCGTCGGATTGATCGTGGCGATCTTCGTCTGGCAGTTCCCGGTCGGACTCGCGGCCGCCTCCGTGGCCAACGGTGCGGTGTTTGCCTGCTGGCCCGTTATGTGGATCGTGTTCAGCGCGATCCTGCTCTACAACATCTCGCAGCGCTCGGGCCGCTTCGCCGCCTTTCGCATGTGGATGATCGATAACCTGCCGAACGACCGCCGCGTCGTGCTGGTGGTGATCGGCTTTTCTTTCGGCGCGCTATTCGAAGGGATTTCCGGATTCGGCACGCCGGTCGCGATCACCAGTTCGCTGCTGATCCTGCTGGGTTTCCCCACACTCGAAGCACTCACCTTCACGCTGATCTTCAATACGGCGCCGGTCGCGTTCGGCGCGCTCGGTGTCCCGATCACGGTGCTCGGCGCGGTCACCCACCTGCCGGCAGACTCGCTCGCCAAGATGGTCGGACGGCAGTTGCCGTTTTTCGCGCTGCTGCTGCCGTTCTACGTGATCGGCGTGTATGCCGGCTTTCGTAACATGCTGCGCGTGTGGCCGGTGCTGCTGGTGTCGGGTGCAAGCTTCGCGCTGACCCAGTTCGTCACGGCGAATTACGTGAACTACAGTCTGACCGACGTGCTGTCGTCGTTGGTCTCGCTGATCCTGACGATCGCGTTCCTGCGCGTATGGAAGCCTGCCGTCGATCCGAAGTTCGCGATCAACATCGATCGCGTGGGTGAGGTGCGCGGCAAGATCAGCGGCGGCCAGGGCTGGTATCCGTGGATCATCGTCTCGGCGGTGGTGATCGTCTGGACCATCGCCAAGATCTTCCTGATCGGCGACGTCAAGGTTCCGTGGCCGGGTCTCGATAAGGCCGTGTACATCACCCTGTACAACACGCCGTACGGCGCGATCTGGGACTTCCAGCCACTGGCCACCGGCACGGCGATTCTGGTCGCCGCCATCATCACGTCGCTCGTGACGGGTCTGGGGATCAGTGAATTTGGCAAGGCCATTGTCGACACCTGGGTCCAGACACGCATCGCCATTCTGACGGTGGCGACCATCGTCGCACTAGCGTATCTGATGAACTACTCGGGGCTCACCTATACGCTCGGGCTCGGCGCGGCGTCGGTCGGACCGTTCTTTCCGCTGGTGTCGGCGTTCCTCGGCTGGGTCGCGGTGTTCCTGTCCGGCAGCGATACCTCGGGCAACGCATTGTTCGGCAACCTGCAGGTGGTGGCGGCTCATCAACTGAACCTGAATCCGATCCTGATGGCGGCGACCAATTCGTCGGGCGGCGTGATGGGCAAGATGATCTCGCCGCAAAACATCTCGACCGGCGTGGCGACGACCGAACTCAAAGGCAAGGAAGGCGTGGTGTTCGCCAAGACCTTCAAGCATTCGATTCTGTTGACGGTGATTCTCGGCGTGCTGGTGTGGGTGCAGCAGAACTTCCTGCAAGGAATGATTCCGCACTGA